One genomic window of Tenacibaculum tangerinum includes the following:
- a CDS encoding lysophospholipid acyltransferase family protein: MGLVTPKEVAKAIGADKFGVFGTFSGWLLMKILRISTANEIYNKHKHKKDLPFLNGLLEEFQIEFEIPEEDLKRIPKEGPFITISNHPLGGIDGILLLKLLLEHRTDYKIIANFLLHRIAPLKPYVMPVNPFENHKDAKSSVIGIKNALLHLREGKPLGIFPAGEVSTYRDGKLMVDKEWEQGAVRLIKKAKVPVIPIYFHARNSPLFYRLSKISDTLRTAKLPSELLSQKNRVIKVRVGKPISVKDQDVFTEIPEFYQFLRRKTYMLANPYEKTSQKILSAQNLKIPKKAKKIISQKSPDLFVKEVDALRERGSRLLQSKNYEVFFASAKEIPNLLHEIGRLREITFREVGEGTNKPIDLDKFDKYYHHLFLWDDQKKNLVGAYRMGLGKDIYKKHGINGFYIQTLFRIEPELYPMMEKTIEMGRAFIIKEYQQKPMPLFLLWKGIVHVTLRYPEYKYLMGGVSISNQFSEFSKSLMIEFMKSHYYDPYVAQYIHPKKEFKVKLKDADKDFVFDATEADMQKFDKIIDELEPGELRIPVLIKKYVKQNARLVAFNVDPKFNNAIDGLMYIKVADIPESTVKPVMEEFQAELERRATENMNK; the protein is encoded by the coding sequence ATGGGATTAGTAACACCTAAAGAAGTTGCAAAGGCAATAGGAGCTGATAAATTTGGGGTTTTCGGAACGTTTTCAGGTTGGTTGCTGATGAAAATTTTACGAATTTCTACTGCCAACGAAATTTATAACAAGCATAAGCATAAAAAAGATTTGCCTTTTTTAAACGGTTTGCTTGAGGAGTTTCAAATAGAGTTTGAAATACCTGAAGAAGATTTAAAACGTATTCCTAAAGAAGGTCCGTTTATTACCATTTCTAACCACCCTCTTGGGGGTATAGATGGTATTTTATTATTAAAACTTCTATTAGAACACAGAACTGATTATAAAATTATCGCTAATTTTTTATTACATAGAATAGCGCCCTTAAAGCCCTATGTAATGCCTGTAAACCCTTTTGAAAATCATAAAGATGCTAAATCAAGTGTTATAGGAATCAAAAACGCTTTGTTACATCTAAGAGAAGGAAAACCTTTGGGTATTTTTCCTGCAGGAGAAGTATCTACCTATCGCGATGGGAAGTTAATGGTAGATAAAGAGTGGGAACAAGGAGCCGTTCGATTGATAAAAAAAGCCAAAGTACCAGTGATTCCTATTTATTTTCACGCTAGAAACAGCCCCTTATTTTATAGACTGTCTAAAATTAGTGATACCTTAAGAACAGCAAAGCTTCCGTCGGAATTATTATCTCAAAAAAACAGGGTTATTAAAGTAAGGGTTGGAAAACCTATATCGGTAAAAGATCAAGATGTATTTACTGAAATACCCGAGTTTTACCAATTTTTACGTAGGAAGACGTATATGTTGGCAAATCCGTACGAGAAAACTTCTCAAAAAATATTATCGGCACAAAATTTAAAAATTCCTAAGAAAGCTAAAAAGATTATCTCTCAAAAATCTCCAGACTTATTTGTAAAAGAAGTAGATGCTTTACGTGAAAGAGGGAGTAGATTATTACAAAGTAAGAACTACGAGGTGTTTTTTGCTAGTGCAAAAGAAATACCGAATTTGTTACACGAAATAGGTCGTTTACGTGAAATTACCTTTAGAGAAGTAGGCGAAGGCACAAACAAGCCCATAGATTTAGATAAGTTTGATAAGTATTACCACCATTTATTCTTGTGGGATGATCAAAAAAAGAATTTGGTAGGAGCGTATAGAATGGGGTTAGGAAAAGATATTTATAAAAAGCACGGAATTAATGGTTTTTACATTCAAACACTATTTAGAATAGAACCCGAACTGTACCCAATGATGGAAAAAACCATTGAAATGGGACGTGCTTTTATTATTAAAGAATACCAACAAAAACCAATGCCGTTGTTTTTACTATGGAAAGGAATTGTGCATGTTACCTTACGCTACCCAGAATACAAGTATTTAATGGGAGGAGTAAGTATAAGCAATCAGTTTTCTGAATTCTCTAAATCGTTGATGATTGAGTTTATGAAATCGCACTATTACGATCCCTATGTGGCGCAATACATTCATCCGAAGAAAGAATTTAAGGTAAAATTAAAAGATGCCGATAAAGATTTTGTATTTGATGCTACCGAGGCAGATATGCAAAAGTTTGATAAAATTATCGACGAGCTTGAACCAGGAGAATTACGCATTCCGGTACTGATTAAGAAATACGTAAAACAAAATGCACGTTTGGTAGCGTTTAATGTAGACCCTAAGTTTAACAATGCTATCGACGGATTGATGTATATTAAGGTAGCGGATATACCAGAAAGCACCGTAAAACCTGTAATGGAAGAGTTTCAAGCAGAATTGGAACGCCGTGCCACAGAAAATATGAATAAGTAA
- a CDS encoding aspartate kinase yields the protein MRIFKFGGASVKDANGVKNVANVLQHEGTENTLVVISAMGKMTNAFEQVVHDYFYKKESLKDSLRFVENFHQQMMDDLFSSNHEIYNKVNYLFGELSGFMVRNTSKDYNYVYDQMVGYGELLSTTIVSAYLLETGVANQWLDVREYIQTDGTYRDAKIDWQQTEQQIREKVDVSKLNITQGFLGGYGAETTTLGREGSDYTAGVFAYCLNADSVTIWKDVQGVLNADPRVFSETTLLQEISYTEAVEMAFYGASVIHPKTIQPLEQKNIPLYVRSFEDVTQSGTCVGRGKKITPEVPCFIVKKHQILVAISAKDFSFMVENNISDVFKKLHEYNLKVNLIQNSAISFSVCVEDKYNNFEDFYNDLQVAYKIKAYKDTTLYTIRHFDDEAIQTIRSRGKSIIRQINTETAQLVIQENIEN from the coding sequence ATGAGAATATTTAAGTTTGGAGGAGCATCGGTAAAAGATGCGAACGGTGTAAAAAATGTTGCCAACGTGTTGCAGCATGAAGGAACAGAAAATACTTTAGTGGTAATTTCTGCGATGGGAAAAATGACCAACGCTTTTGAGCAAGTGGTACATGATTACTTTTATAAAAAAGAAAGCCTTAAAGATTCCTTAAGATTTGTAGAAAACTTCCATCAACAGATGATGGATGATTTATTCAGTTCTAATCATGAAATATATAACAAAGTCAATTACTTATTTGGTGAGTTGAGCGGATTCATGGTTCGAAACACCTCTAAAGATTACAATTACGTGTACGATCAAATGGTGGGATATGGAGAGTTGCTTTCTACCACTATTGTAAGTGCTTACTTGCTTGAAACAGGCGTTGCAAACCAATGGTTAGATGTACGAGAGTATATACAAACCGATGGTACTTATCGTGATGCCAAGATTGATTGGCAGCAAACAGAACAACAGATTCGAGAAAAGGTAGATGTATCTAAACTCAATATTACACAAGGATTTTTAGGTGGTTATGGAGCTGAAACTACGACCTTAGGAAGAGAGGGTTCTGATTATACCGCAGGTGTTTTTGCTTACTGTTTGAATGCCGATAGCGTTACTATTTGGAAAGATGTTCAAGGAGTACTCAATGCCGATCCTAGAGTGTTTTCTGAAACCACACTGTTGCAAGAAATTTCGTATACCGAAGCCGTTGAAATGGCGTTTTACGGAGCCTCGGTAATTCACCCCAAAACCATTCAACCCTTAGAGCAAAAAAATATTCCGCTATATGTACGCTCTTTTGAAGATGTAACACAATCGGGAACTTGTGTTGGAAGAGGAAAAAAAATTACTCCAGAAGTTCCTTGTTTTATCGTAAAGAAACATCAAATTTTAGTAGCTATTTCTGCAAAAGATTTTTCGTTTATGGTAGAAAATAACATTAGTGATGTTTTTAAAAAATTACACGAGTATAACTTAAAAGTAAATCTAATTCAAAACTCGGCAATTAGTTTTTCTGTATGTGTAGAAGATAAGTACAATAACTTTGAAGACTTTTACAACGACCTACAAGTTGCGTACAAAATAAAAGCGTATAAAGATACTACGCTGTACACCATTCGTCACTTTGATGATGAAGCTATACAAACGATAAGAAGTAGAGGAAAATCAATTATTCGTCAAATAAATACAGAAACCGCGCAACTGGTGATTCAAGAAAACATAGAAAACTAG
- a CDS encoding GNAT family N-acetyltransferase yields the protein MSFSIRPGVQKDAQAILDLIVELAVFEKEPNAVTITVEDIVKDGFSENPRFKTFVAEEDDEIIGMALFYERYSTWKGKAIHLEDLMVTQSKRGIGAGKALYTAVLNYAYKNKYKRVAWEVLDWNTAAIDFYKSTGATVYDEWRVCHMNEQSLEQFCNENI from the coding sequence ATGAGTTTTAGTATCAGACCTGGAGTACAAAAAGATGCACAAGCGATATTAGATTTAATCGTTGAGTTAGCTGTTTTTGAAAAAGAACCCAATGCGGTTACAATAACGGTTGAAGATATTGTGAAAGATGGTTTTTCCGAAAATCCTAGATTTAAAACTTTTGTAGCTGAAGAAGATGATGAAATTATAGGAATGGCGTTGTTTTATGAGCGTTATTCTACCTGGAAAGGAAAAGCAATTCACTTAGAAGATTTAATGGTAACGCAGTCTAAAAGAGGCATAGGCGCAGGAAAAGCGCTGTACACTGCTGTATTGAATTATGCTTATAAAAACAAGTATAAAAGAGTAGCTTGGGAAGTATTAGATTGGAACACGGCTGCTATCGATTTTTACAAGAGTACAGGCGCTACGGTATACGACGAGTGGCGAGTATGCCACATGAATGAACAAAGTTTAGAACAATTTTGCAATGAGAATATTTAA
- the fbp gene encoding class 1 fructose-bisphosphatase: MNNKHMTLGEFIISKQKDFQYSSGELSRLINSIRLAAKVVNHEIRKAGLVDITGAAGDVNVQGEAQQKLDVLANDLFKQTLINREIVCGIASEEDDDFVVVEGQNNTNENKYVLLMDPLDGSSNIDVNVSVGTIFSIYRRISPVGTPVTKEDFLQKGSEQVAAGYVVYGTSTMLVFTTGNGVNGFTLNPAIGTFYLSHPNMQYPKIGKIYSVSEGYFTHFQEGMKRFLIHCKELNEADNRPYTARYIGSLVSDFHRNMIKGGIYIYPATAITPKGKLRLLYECNPMAFICEQAGGKASDGFTRILDIKPNELHQRVPFYCGSIQMVEKAEEFMIAFSEGEKPVY; encoded by the coding sequence ATGAACAATAAGCACATGACGCTGGGTGAGTTCATCATCAGCAAACAAAAAGATTTTCAATATTCTTCTGGTGAGTTATCTCGTTTAATAAATTCTATACGTTTGGCTGCTAAAGTCGTAAATCACGAAATTAGAAAGGCAGGATTGGTTGATATTACTGGGGCTGCAGGCGATGTAAACGTTCAAGGAGAAGCCCAACAAAAACTAGATGTTTTAGCCAACGATTTGTTTAAACAAACATTGATTAATCGTGAGATTGTTTGTGGTATTGCGAGTGAAGAAGATGATGATTTTGTAGTGGTTGAAGGTCAGAACAACACCAACGAAAACAAATATGTATTGTTAATGGATCCTTTAGACGGATCGTCAAACATTGATGTAAACGTATCGGTAGGAACCATTTTTTCTATCTACCGAAGAATTTCTCCTGTAGGTACCCCTGTTACCAAAGAAGACTTCTTGCAAAAGGGTAGCGAACAGGTAGCTGCGGGTTATGTGGTATATGGTACCTCAACGATGTTAGTGTTTACTACTGGAAATGGGGTTAACGGGTTTACTTTAAATCCTGCTATTGGTACTTTTTACTTATCACATCCTAATATGCAATATCCTAAAATTGGCAAAATTTACTCGGTAAGCGAAGGGTATTTTACTCATTTTCAAGAAGGAATGAAGCGTTTCTTAATTCATTGTAAAGAATTAAACGAAGCAGATAATCGCCCATACACAGCTCGTTATATTGGGTCGTTAGTGTCTGATTTTCATAGAAATATGATTAAAGGCGGGATATACATTTATCCAGCTACTGCCATTACACCTAAAGGAAAATTACGTTTGTTATACGAATGTAATCCGATGGCTTTTATTTGCGAGCAAGCAGGAGGGAAAGCTTCTGACGGATTTACTCGTATTTTAGATATCAAACCCAACGAGCTACACCAACGTGTGCCTTTTTATTGTGGCAGTATACAAATGGTTGAAAAAGCAGAAGAATTTATGATTGCATTTTCTGAAGGTGAAAAGCCAGTGTATTAA
- a CDS encoding superoxide dismutase, with amino-acid sequence MAFNLPELGYAYDALEPHIDARTMEIHHSKHHNGYTSKLNAAIDGTDLDGKSIEDILANLDMNNAAVRNNGGGFYNHSLFWTVMSPEDRGYLSGELKDAIEAEFGSKEAFIDAFSKAAATQFGSGWAWLCVHKGGKLEVCSTPNQDNPLMPSVGCGGTPILGLDVWEHAYYLNYQNRRPDYIEAFFKVINWNEVERRYAAAK; translated from the coding sequence ATGGCTTTTAACTTACCAGAATTAGGATACGCTTACGACGCTTTAGAACCTCATATAGATGCTAGAACTATGGAAATTCACCATAGCAAACATCACAACGGATATACCTCTAAATTAAATGCTGCTATCGACGGTACTGATTTAGATGGAAAATCTATCGAAGATATTTTGGCCAACTTAGATATGAACAACGCTGCAGTTCGTAATAATGGTGGTGGTTTTTACAATCACTCGTTGTTTTGGACAGTAATGAGTCCAGAAGATAGAGGGTATTTGTCAGGAGAATTAAAAGATGCTATCGAGGCTGAGTTTGGCTCAAAAGAAGCATTTATTGATGCTTTCTCAAAGGCAGCAGCTACTCAGTTTGGTTCAGGGTGGGCTTGGTTATGTGTACATAAAGGAGGAAAATTAGAAGTTTGTTCTACTCCTAATCAAGATAACCCGTTAATGCCAAGCGTTGGCTGTGGCGGAACTCCTATTTTAGGATTAGACGTTTGGGAACATGCGTATTACTTAAACTACCAAAACCGTCGTCCAGATTATATTGAAGCTTTCTTTAAAGTAATTAACTGGAACGAAGTAGAAAGAAGATATGCGGCTGCTAAGTAA
- a CDS encoding transposase translates to MNIGFEDTEKLEFKNFNTAINSIKNHFDTILNFFDNRNTNANANAKSFNSKIKLFRANQREVKDTQFFLFRLEKLFA, encoded by the coding sequence TTGAATATTGGTTTTGAGGATACAGAAAAATTAGAGTTTAAAAACTTCAACACAGCAATAAACAGTATTAAAAATCATTTTGATACTATCTTGAATTTCTTTGATAATAGAAATACCAATGCAAATGCAAATGCAAAATCTTTTAACTCTAAAATAAAACTCTTTAGAGCCAATCAAAGAGAGGTAAAAGATACTCAATTTTTCCTCTTTAGACTTGAAAAATTATTCGCTTAA
- a CDS encoding transposase — protein sequence MLAKNKNDWTQNQKQRAKLLFNLYAKIERAYKHTLEFRGINEGKEKVKAKQRFEYWF from the coding sequence ATTTTAGCTAAAAATAAAAATGATTGGACTCAAAATCAGAAACAAAGAGCAAAATTATTATTTAACCTTTATGCAAAAATTGAACGAGCCTATAAACACACTTTAGAGTTTAGAGGTATCAATGAAGGAAAGGAGAAAGTAAAAGCTAAACAACGATTTGAATATTGGTTTTGA
- a CDS encoding ISAon1 family transposase N-terminal region protein, which translates to MVISHGFYKEIIVEDFPLRGKTVLLHIKQRRWLNKTTQKVIYRDWNLVAHGTRMTIEFAAFLKAINQY; encoded by the coding sequence ATGGTTATTTCTCATGGTTTTTATAAAGAAATTATAGTGGAGGATTTTCCATTGAGAGGCAAAACAGTATTACTTCATATCAAACAAAGAAGATGGCTTAATAAAACCACTCAAAAAGTGATTTATAGAGATTGGAATCTAGTAGCACATGGAACTCGTATGACTATTGAGTTTGCTGCTTTTTTAAAAGCAATTAATCAGTACTAA
- a CDS encoding transposase: protein MGTNTRAKGEAGSIVAIIAGTKTEQVIDKLFKIPSSKRNKVKGITLDMANTIKLIVKKCFPKATQVTDRFHVQKLALDEHMEYVKNLGSF, encoded by the coding sequence ATTGGTACTAATACAAGAGCAAAAGGTGAAGCAGGGAGTATTGTCGCTATCATTGCTGGAACTAAAACTGAACAAGTTATCGACAAGCTATTTAAAATTCCTAGTTCTAAACGAAATAAGGTAAAAGGAATCACCTTAGATATGGCTAATACAATCAAGCTAATTGTTAAAAAATGCTTTCCTAAAGCAACTCAAGTTACCGATAGGTTTCATGTACAAAAATTAGCCTTAGACGAGCATATGGAATATGTCAAAAACTTAGGATCTTTTTAA
- a CDS encoding transposase — MNYFDNRSTNTSAESFNAKIKAFRAQFRGFRNVEFFLYRLIQIFA, encoded by the coding sequence CTGAATTATTTTGACAATAGAAGTACAAACACATCTGCAGAATCTTTTAATGCCAAAATAAAAGCCTTTAGAGCACAATTTAGAGGCTTCAGAAATGTAGAGTTCTTTCTTTACAGATTAATACAAATTTTCGCATAA
- a CDS encoding ribose-phosphate pyrophosphokinase, protein MTANQLSPKIFACSQSTELAEEIASAYGSKLGNVMTTHFSDGEFQPAFEESIRGRRVFIIGSTFPSADNLMEMLLMCDAAKRASARHITAVMPYFGWARQDRKDKPRVAIGAKLVAKLLETAGATRIMTMDLHADQIQGFFERPVDHLFASTIFLPYVKSLGLDNLTIASPDMGGSKRAYAYSKYLESDVVICYKQRQKANIISHMELIGEVKGKNVILVDDMIDTGGTLTRAADLMMERGAKSVRAICTHPILSGNAYERIQNSKLAELIVSDTIPLKKNISKIKVVSCAPLFADVMHKVQDNTSISGQFLM, encoded by the coding sequence ATGACTGCAAATCAATTAAGTCCAAAAATATTTGCTTGTTCTCAAAGCACTGAGTTAGCCGAAGAAATTGCTTCTGCGTATGGAAGTAAATTAGGAAATGTAATGACGACACACTTTAGCGATGGTGAGTTTCAACCTGCTTTTGAAGAATCAATAAGAGGAAGAAGAGTATTTATTATAGGATCGACCTTTCCTAGTGCCGATAATTTAATGGAAATGTTGCTAATGTGTGATGCTGCTAAACGTGCATCTGCAAGACATATTACTGCTGTAATGCCATATTTCGGTTGGGCACGTCAAGATAGAAAAGATAAGCCGCGTGTGGCGATTGGAGCGAAGTTAGTCGCTAAGTTATTAGAAACAGCAGGAGCAACTCGAATTATGACCATGGATTTACACGCAGATCAAATTCAAGGGTTCTTTGAAAGACCTGTAGACCATTTGTTTGCTTCTACCATTTTTTTACCCTACGTTAAAAGTTTAGGCTTAGATAATTTAACAATTGCTTCTCCAGATATGGGGGGGTCAAAAAGAGCTTATGCCTACTCTAAATATTTAGAAAGCGATGTGGTTATTTGCTACAAACAGCGCCAAAAAGCAAATATAATTTCACACATGGAATTAATTGGAGAGGTAAAAGGTAAAAATGTGATTTTGGTTGATGACATGATTGATACAGGAGGGACTCTTACCAGAGCTGCCGACTTAATGATGGAACGTGGTGCTAAAAGTGTGCGTGCTATTTGCACTCACCCTATTCTTTCGGGAAATGCTTACGAAAGAATTCAGAATTCAAAGTTAGCAGAACTCATTGTTTCAGATACAATTCCTTTAAAAAAGAATATTTCTAAAATAAAAGTTGTATCTTGCGCCCCTTTATTCGCCGATGTGATGCATAAAGTTCAAGACAATACATCTATTAGCGGACAATTTTTAATGTAA
- a CDS encoding 50S ribosomal protein L25/general stress protein Ctc: MKSITIKGSQRESVGKKATKALRNAGKVPCVLYGGDKPVHFSADEKAFKPLVYTPDVFTATIELEGATYNAVLQDIQFHPVQDNILHVDFYQLFEDKAVTMDIPVRLIGKSKGVMVGGALRHNLRKLKVKALPANLPDYIEANITELQIGNKLYVTELKNDDYTILHPDNTVVAQVRMSRNAAKAATETEEA, encoded by the coding sequence ATGAAATCAATTACAATCAAAGGATCTCAAAGAGAAAGCGTAGGCAAGAAAGCAACAAAAGCCTTACGTAATGCTGGAAAGGTTCCTTGCGTATTATACGGAGGAGACAAGCCTGTTCACTTTTCAGCTGATGAAAAAGCGTTCAAACCATTAGTATATACTCCAGACGTATTTACTGCTACGATTGAATTAGAGGGTGCTACATACAATGCTGTATTGCAAGACATACAGTTTCACCCAGTACAAGACAATATTTTACACGTAGATTTCTATCAATTATTTGAAGACAAAGCTGTAACAATGGATATTCCTGTACGTTTAATAGGAAAGTCTAAAGGTGTTATGGTAGGGGGTGCTTTACGTCACAACTTACGTAAATTAAAAGTAAAAGCATTGCCTGCAAACTTACCAGATTATATCGAAGCTAATATTACTGAGTTACAGATTGGTAATAAGTTATACGTTACTGAATTAAAGAACGATGACTATACAATATTACACCCTGATAACACAGTAGTAGCTCAAGTTCGTATGTCTCGTAACGCAGCTAAAGCTGCAACTGAAACAGAAGAGGCTTAA
- the pth gene encoding aminoacyl-tRNA hydrolase has translation MSFVVFLKKLFGFSTEEITEKEDNSMKKFLIVGLGNIGEKYHNTRHNIGFKIADAFVKEHGGSFETEKLGDIAKLKIKGKPVIVLKPNTYMNLSGKAVKYWMQKENIQVENVLVITDDLNIDFGKIRIKGKGSSGGHNGLKDIQDTFNTGAYPRFRFGVGAEYRKGKQVDYVLGEWNADEESAMIERIPFSVNAVTSFITAGLANTMNEFNGK, from the coding sequence ATGAGTTTTGTAGTATTTTTGAAAAAGTTATTTGGTTTTTCAACAGAAGAAATAACAGAAAAAGAAGACAATTCAATGAAAAAATTTTTAATTGTAGGTTTAGGTAATATTGGCGAAAAATATCACAATACACGTCATAACATAGGTTTTAAAATCGCAGATGCCTTTGTAAAAGAGCATGGGGGCTCTTTTGAAACTGAAAAGTTAGGAGACATCGCCAAACTAAAAATTAAAGGAAAGCCTGTGATTGTTTTAAAGCCAAATACCTACATGAATTTGAGCGGAAAAGCAGTAAAATATTGGATGCAGAAAGAAAATATTCAAGTTGAAAATGTACTCGTCATTACCGATGATTTGAATATTGACTTCGGAAAAATTCGTATCAAAGGAAAAGGAAGTTCTGGTGGACACAATGGTCTTAAAGATATTCAAGATACTTTTAATACAGGTGCTTATCCTAGATTTCGCTTTGGTGTGGGTGCTGAATACCGTAAAGGAAAACAAGTAGATTATGTGTTAGGTGAATGGAACGCCGATGAAGAAAGTGCCATGATAGAACGTATTCCTTTTTCTGTTAATGCCGTCACCTCTTTTATTACAGCAGGTTTAGCAAATACCATGAACGAATTTAACGGTAAATAA
- a CDS encoding 6-pyruvoyl trahydropterin synthase family protein encodes MSKIRITKQFTFETGHALYGYDGKCKNVHGHSYKLSVTVIGSPITDKSDVKYGMVIDFGDLKKIVKEEIVDVFDHATVFNKNTPHIELARELKDRGHHIILVEYQPTSEMMVIDFAKKINNRLPENIKLHAIKLQETDTSFAEWYASDNELIS; translated from the coding sequence ATGAGCAAGATTCGAATTACCAAACAGTTTACTTTTGAAACTGGGCATGCATTGTATGGTTACGACGGAAAGTGTAAAAATGTGCACGGGCATAGTTACAAGCTTTCAGTTACCGTAATTGGCTCTCCAATAACAGATAAATCTGATGTGAAGTACGGGATGGTGATTGATTTTGGAGATTTAAAAAAGATTGTAAAAGAAGAAATTGTAGATGTTTTCGACCATGCAACCGTATTTAATAAAAACACGCCGCATATAGAGCTAGCGAGAGAATTAAAAGATCGTGGGCATCATATAATTTTAGTGGAGTATCAACCCACTAGCGAAATGATGGTGATTGATTTTGCAAAAAAAATTAACAACCGACTTCCAGAAAACATCAAATTACACGCTATCAAACTACAAGAAACTGATACCAGTTTTGCGGAGTGGTATGCTTCGGATAATGAGTTAATTAGTTAA
- a CDS encoding enoyl-CoA hydratase/isomerase family protein produces MTTTRENGSLYTHIEHKIATIEFGHPASNSFPSVLLERLASEFDKLSINNEVSVIVLKSEGDRAFCAGASFDELVAIDTLDAGKAFFSGFANVINAMRRCSKLIIGRVQGKTVGGGVGLAAACDYVLATEHAAIKLSEFTIGIGPFVIAPAVERKVGVSGLAELTLDATSWKNAYWAKEKGLYARVFETQNELDKEVEILSEKLASYNPEALAEMKRALWVGTEHWETLLLERAETSGKLVLSEFTKNALAKFKK; encoded by the coding sequence ATGACAACAACTAGAGAAAACGGAAGTTTATATACCCATATTGAACATAAAATTGCAACGATTGAATTCGGACATCCAGCAAGTAACTCTTTTCCAAGTGTACTATTAGAGCGTTTAGCGAGTGAATTTGATAAGCTTTCAATAAATAATGAAGTTTCAGTAATTGTATTAAAATCAGAAGGAGATCGTGCCTTTTGTGCAGGTGCTTCTTTTGATGAATTGGTAGCAATAGACACTTTAGATGCAGGAAAAGCCTTTTTTTCAGGCTTTGCAAATGTAATTAATGCGATGCGCCGATGCTCAAAACTAATTATTGGTAGGGTACAAGGAAAAACAGTAGGCGGTGGTGTTGGATTAGCAGCAGCTTGCGATTATGTATTGGCTACAGAGCACGCAGCTATTAAACTTTCTGAATTTACCATTGGTATTGGTCCGTTTGTAATTGCTCCTGCTGTAGAGCGTAAAGTAGGTGTGAGCGGATTAGCTGAGTTAACTCTAGATGCTACGAGTTGGAAAAATGCGTATTGGGCAAAAGAGAAAGGCTTGTATGCTCGTGTTTTTGAAACGCAAAACGAATTAGATAAAGAAGTCGAAATTTTATCAGAAAAACTGGCATCATATAACCCAGAAGCATTAGCTGAAATGAAAAGAGCTTTATGGGTTGGAACAGAACACTGGGAAACACTATTACTAGAAAGAGCAGAGACTTCCGGAAAATTAGTGTTGTCTGAATTTACCAAAAACGCATTAGCTAAATTTAAGAAATAA